One part of the Vicinamibacteria bacterium genome encodes these proteins:
- a CDS encoding L-threonylcarbamoyladenylate synthase: MRRIRVDPRDPSESVLAEAAEVLSRRGVVAYPTETFYGLGAAALDEDACQRVFEIKGRPRDSPLPWILADVGQIETVARLDEVARLLVSRFWPGPLTLIVPLSRGQGTVAVRVSSLPIARALARRLGAPITSTSANRAGEPAPVTADEVAERLQGVDLLLDGGPSAGGLPSTIVDLSAGGRPVLVRAGAVAYAEILRFLDESPTVG, encoded by the coding sequence ATGAGACGAATCCGGGTCGATCCGCGAGATCCCTCCGAAAGCGTCCTCGCGGAAGCCGCAGAGGTCCTGAGCCGTCGCGGCGTCGTAGCCTATCCGACGGAAACGTTCTACGGACTCGGTGCGGCTGCGCTCGACGAGGATGCGTGCCAGCGCGTTTTCGAGATCAAGGGACGGCCACGAGATAGCCCGCTTCCGTGGATCCTGGCCGATGTGGGTCAGATCGAGACTGTCGCTCGGCTCGATGAGGTAGCCAGGCTCCTCGTTTCTCGTTTTTGGCCGGGGCCGCTCACGCTCATCGTGCCCTTGTCCCGGGGCCAGGGAACCGTCGCCGTTCGGGTGAGCAGCCTGCCGATCGCTCGGGCTCTCGCGCGAAGGCTCGGTGCGCCGATCACCTCCACGAGCGCGAACCGCGCGGGCGAGCCCGCCCCGGTCACGGCTGACGAGGTGGCCGAGCGACTGCAAGGGGTCGACCTCCTGCTCGACGGTGGGCCTTCGGCGGGAGGCCTGCCTTCGACCATCGTCGACCTATCGGCCGGGGGGAGGCCCGTTCTCGTGAGAGCGGGCGCGGTCGCTTATGCCGAGATCCTCCGGTTCCTCGACGAGTCTCCGACGGTTGGTTAG